A genomic segment from Manduca sexta isolate Smith_Timp_Sample1 chromosome 13, JHU_Msex_v1.0, whole genome shotgun sequence encodes:
- the LOC115455278 gene encoding neuroendocrine convertase 2-like, with amino-acid sequence MLDQPYMTDLIEANSMGHEPHKIHIYSASWGPTDDGRTVDGPRNATMRAIVRGVNEGRNGLGNIYVWASGDGGEDDDCNCDGYAASMWTVSINSAINDGQNAHYDESCSSTLASTFSNGARDPSTGVATTDLYGKCTATHSGTSAAAPEAAGVFALALHANPNLTWRDIQHLTVLTSKRNSLYDAKGRFHWTMNGVGLEFNHLFGFGVLDAGAMTALAANWRSVPPRYHCEAGSVNTHTEIPVEGSITLKIDTTACAGSGSEVRYLEHVQAVVSANASRRGDLEFFLTSPMGTRSMILSRRANDDDSRDGFTKWPFMTTHTWGEYPQGTWTLEARYNNGGDTGADSGWSGWVRGWSLVLHGTRAPPYAQLQPQDPHSKLAVVKKAHEDNALNK; translated from the exons ATGCTGGACCAGCCCTACATGACTGACCTGATCGAGGCTAACTCCATGGGCCACGAGCCCCATAAGATCCACATATACAGCGCGTCGTGGGGGCCCACGGACGATGGGCGGACGGTGGACGGACCCAGGAACGCTACTATGCGGGCCATAGTGAGAGGAGTTAATGAG GGTCGAAACGGCCTCGGCAATATCTACGTATGGGCCAGTGGAGATGGCGGTGAGGACGACGACTGCAATTGTGATGGTTACGCTGCTTCCATGTGGACTGTTTCCATTAATAG tgCAATAAACGACGGTCAAAACGCGCACTACGACGAGTCCTGCTCCTCCACACTGGCCAGTACATTCAGTAACGGGGCTCGGGACCCCAGCACTGGGGTCGCCACCACCGATCTGTATGGGAAGTGCACCGCCACACATTCGGGGACGTCTGCCGCCGCGCCTGAGGCTGCCGGAGTGTTCGCTTTGGCTCTACATGCTAA TCCCAATCTAACTTGGCGCGATATTCAACACTTGACTGTATTGACGTCGAAGAGAAACTCTCTTTACGATGCAAAG GGTCGGTTCCACTGGACAATGAACGGCGTGGGGCTGGAGTTTAACCATCTGTTCGGGTTCGGAGTGCTGGACGCGGGCGCGATGACGGCGCTGGCTGCTAACTGGCGCTCCGTGCCCCCCCGGTACCACTGCGAGGCCGGCTCTGTTAATACTCATAC TGAGATCCCGGTAGAGGGCAGTATAACGTTGAAGATTGACACCACGGCGTGCGCGGGCTCCGGAAGCGAGGTGCGGTACTTGGAACATGTGCAAGCTGTCGTCAGCGCTAATGCTTCTCGACGCGGGGACTTGGAGTTCTTCCTGACTAGCCCTATGGGGACCAG ATCTATGATACTGAGCAGACGGGCAAACGACGACGACTCCAGGGACGGATTCACAAAATGGCCCTTCATGACCACGCACACGTGGGGAGAGTACCCACAAGGGACATGGACACTAGAG GCACGGTACAATAATGGCGGCGATACAGGGGCAGACTCAGGGTGGTCGGGGTGGGTGCGCGGCTGGTCACTCGTCCTGCACGGGACCCGCGCGCCCCCGTACGCACAATTACAACCGCAAGACCCCCACTCTAAGCTTGCCGTCGTGAAGAAGGCGCACGAAGACAACGCACTCAATAAGTAG
- the LOC119189237 gene encoding LOW QUALITY PROTEIN: uncharacterized protein LOC119189237 (The sequence of the model RefSeq protein was modified relative to this genomic sequence to represent the inferred CDS: inserted 1 base in 1 codon), whose amino-acid sequence MPTLGEPNVNFVTPVVALLPTITSSILPTPLTTDSIDFYKHLTPVKSFSKLKPVNPVSISKAKNAITQNNASDNNITVFTLDDFESPFKTIHAEPPLVNHDYQFPFQDHRQAAVIENPKKLNFVTQLHHGNDMNFILTDKKQNPLQNAIESRYPTFKQQYLSHSLGPLKIPFQIHDPVKKVPLSQIDNLDLFLPDHDHKVITPTVSYPKAYVNPTIKTITDLRTNQKFFEPAIMNKSANYPVPKVSINSILYNDPRENAASGTHKHVPVLRTTDVQNVKTTQNQHNDIIWRQNDKHLLTKAPNPYETVLLRAVPNAHIDTVPASTTNTKIRYAGKPYSTLDLENLLSQMEIESEVNRNLGRSADKNQEAAAGQGSAAGFPMHPAHPPHPGPSFLPTVPPEKRYPQEGVADYDDIHRPVNSLEPNLPGLPPEFTVPPHFVDDNKKLTVISIQADSPTSIKMLFGLPPLLVGLRGSIDLRYTDKPDEDVSKWNSQVFAPADEVLTTPRLEFRLTDLKPSTTYKIRGKLYLHNLPVEPESGVYIVHTPDLPTAGPVEEKRREIDSKLTVVDVNVTTAHVSWRHFDEDELQFIDAIQVRYRPVGTPIYSMTELLHHSRSTAELNDLRPGSTYEASLVLVPPPKATTELHDPGKVEFTTAPFIDPYNWTVVVEARAVGSEAVEVMWRGVPAPAERWCXVYRAAHACGGHAAPAERREHDDFRLAARDLPATITLTGLEPNSRCRVWLELFLTNGKVKTSNVLEINTKSADSPEPIDNTIEASSVAGSRGSPRGDYYGALVVVGVVAALGALTSLLLLLVVVRRHRPRSVPITPVPTAPRESSLPPYDNPAYKLELQQETMDL is encoded by the exons ATGCCGACACTTGGTGAACCGAACGTGAACTTCGTTACGCCCGTGGTAGCACTGCTACCGACTATTACCTCATCAATACTCCCCACGCCACTTACGACCGATTCCATAGACTTTTACAAACACTTGACTCCTGTGAAATCATTTTCTAAACTTAAACCTGTCAACCCTGTTTCTATTAGTAAGGCAAAGAATGCTATCACGCAAAACAATGCATCAGACaataatattacagttttcACTCTAGATGATTTCGAATCACCATTCAAGACTATTCATGCCGAACCTCCTTTGGTCAATCACGATTATCAATTTCCTTTCCAAGATCATCGACAGGCTGCCGTGATTGAAAATCCTAAGAAACTTAACTTCGTAACTCAACTTCACCATGGAAATGACATGAATTTCATACTGACTGACAAGAAACAAAATCCTTTACAAAATGCTATAGAATCCAGATATCCTACTTTTAAACAGCAGTATCTGTCGCATTCATTGGGTCCTCTTAAAATTCCATTTCAAATTCATGATCCGGTAAAGAAAGTTCCATTATCTCAGATTGATAATTTAGATCTATTTTTGCCAGATCACGACCATAAGGTTATTACACCCACAGTTTCTTACCCAAAAGCGTACGTGAATCCTACTATTAAAACGATTACCGATCTTAGGACAAACCAGAAATTTTTCGAGCCCGCAATAAtgaataaatctgcaaattATCCTGTTCCTAAAGTATCTATAAATTCCATTCTATACAATGATCCAAGGGAAAATGCTGCATCAGGCACTCATAAACACGTCCCTGTTTTACGGACAACTGACGTTCAGAATGTAAAGACGACCCAAAACCAACATAATGACATTATTTGGAGGCAAAATGATAAACATCTGTTAACGAAAGCACCTAATCCTTACGAGACAGTATTACTGAGAGCTGTACCGAATGCTCACATTGACACAGTACCAGCATCTACTACAAACACAAAGATCCGATATGCTGGTAAACCATACTCCACTTTAGACCTAGAAAATTTGCTTAGTCAGATGGAAATCGAATCGGAGGTGAATAGGAATCTTGGAAGGTCGGCCGATAAGAATCAAGAAGCAGCGGCAG GTCAAGGCTCAGCAGCAGGATTCCCGATGCACCCGGCGCATCCCCCTCATCCAGGACCGTCATTCCTCCCAACGGTTCCTCCAGAAAAACGCTACCCACAAGAAGGTGTAGCTGACTATGATGACATACACCGGCCCGTCAATTCGTTGGAACCAAACCTACCAGGGTTACCTCCAGAATTTACTGTACCTCCACACTTTGTAGACGACAATAAGAAACTGACCGTCATATCCATTCAAGCCGATTCTCCGACGAGTATCAAAATGTTGTTTGGATTGCCGCCACTTCTAGTAGGACTGAGAGGAAGCATTGATTTGAGATACACGGATAAACc TGATGAAGACGTCTCGAAATGGAATTCGCAAGTGTTCGCCCCAGCTGACGAAGTACTGACTACGCCACGATTAGAGTTCCGTTTAACAGACTTAAAGCCTTCTACTACGTATAAAATAAGAGGCAAACTCTATCTTCACAATCTCCCAGTGGAACCAGAAAGTGGTGTGTATATCGTGCATACTCCGGACCTACCAACG GCTGGTCCAGTGGAGGAAAAACGCAGAGAGATCGACAGTAAGTTGACTGTGGTCGATGTAAACGTCACTACTGCACACGTGAGCTGGAGACACTTCGACGAAGACGAGCTACAGTTTATTGACGCGATACAAGTCAG ATATCGTCCAGTAGGCActccgatatacagtatgacgGAGCTACTGCACCACAGCCGCTCGACAGCTGAACTCAACGACTTGCGGCCTGGTAGCACGTATGAAGCGTCGTTGGTGCTGGTACCACCACCCAAGGCAACCACGGAGCTGCACGACCCTGGGAAGGTTGAATTCACCACGGCTCCTTTCATAG ACCCATACAACTGGACAGTGGTAGTAGAGGCGCGTGCGGTGGGCTCGGAGGCGGTGGAGGTGATGTGGCGCGGGGTGCCGGCGCCGGCCGAGCGTTGGT GCGTGTACCGCGCCGCGCATGCGTGTGGTGGGCACGCTGCGCCGGCCGAGCGCCGCGAGCACGACGACTTCAGGCTCGCCGCCAGGGACCTGCCGGCTACCATCACGCTTACTGGGCTCGAGCCTAACAGCAG ATGTCGCGTGTGgctcgaattatttttaacaaatggCAAAGTGAAGACTAGTAATGTGTTAGAAATTAACACAAAATCAGCGGATTCACCTGAACCAATCGAca ATACAATAGAAGCGTCATCAGTGGCGGGCAGTCGTGGCAGCCCTAGGGGTGACTACTACGGCGCGTTGGTGGTGGTGGGCGTGGTGGCAGCCCTGGGCGCGTTGACGTCGTTGCTGCTACTACTAGTGGTGGTGCGACGGCATCGCCCACGCTCCGTACCCATCACAC CTGTGCCAACGGCGCCGCGAGAGTCTTCGCTGCCACCGTATGACAACCCAGCGTACAAATTAGAGTTACAGCAGGAAACTATGG ATCTCTGA